The Candidatus Methanomethylicota archaeon genome contains the following window.
GGGTTATTAACCAATAATGCAGCATCTCCTGCTATTTCGGGCATGGCGGATATGTTCGAAGTTATCACTGGCGTTCCACAAGCCATAGCTTCTACAACAGGCGAACCAAACCCCTCATATACTGAGGGGTAAACGGAGACCAATGCGCAGGAATACAGCGGTGTTAAATCTTTTTCGTCCACCCATCTTATCCCAATAACATCCTTACCGCCAACTAAATCCAAGCTTTTGAGGATGGAACTAATCGAATTTGTATTTACGCGTGTTATGACGAGAGGGATGTTTCTAAAGTCTTTCTTTTTCAGAACTTTCCAAGCTTTAATGACTGTGATAAGATTTTTATTAGGACTTAATCCGCCGCCAGGATACAACACATAATTTTCTGTAGGTATCCCGTATTTCTGTATGATATGTTTACAATAGATGGCTTTTTCATCACCTTTCAATGGTTTAAAGTTTTCAGCCACACCAGAATATGTTACATAAATCTTGTCCGAAGAGATGTCGTACTTTTTGCATATCTCCTCTTTCAAACTTTGTGAAACGGAAAATATTGCATCGGCGATTTTAGCAGAGGATCTATAAGTTAGGATCCAGTAAATAGTCTCGTAGTACGATGTTAGGAAATACTCGGAGTGGAGACCGTGGAATGTGGCAACTAATAGGGTCTTTCTCATGGCCTTAGGAGCTAAAGGGAGCACATATGCTAATGAGTGGAAAATTTCTACTGCATCCCTGTCTAGGACTCGCGTGAAAAGCGGGGTTTTCCACAATATGGAGGGTACGTCGATCACCTTCAGCTGGCAATTATCATGTTCGATGTACTTCTCAGAAAGATGACAGTCCTTTGAGAGGTAAATTATATACTCATTTTCTCTATCTATTTTAAGTATATGCTTTACCAGCGACGTCGCATATCGCCTAATGCCATCGCCTTTACCCGCCAAAATTCTTCCATCAATGCCTATCAGCATGATTACTCCTTACTTAATCTTTTCACAAACATAGCATTGATGAAGAGAATATTTTGGAAATCTTCTTCCAGTTTTAATCAGAAGCCTTGCTAACCTCGGAAATTTAAATGCCACTTTAAATGCTCCAGGGAAGTAAAATAATTGCCCCATTTCCTCTACTATTTTAAATCCCGCTTTTTTTAGAATGAACTTAAACTCATCATATCCAAACTCTTTAACGTGATGCTTGCCCACCTTAATAGGTTTGCCAAAATAACGATAGATCCTATAGCTAAAATTATCAGCATTCGGCGTTGTGATTATGAAGACGCCGCTACGCTTTAATATTCGATTCGCTTCTTCAAGCGCTTTTTCCGGTTGCAGAAGATGTTCTATTACCTCAAGCATCAAACAGCCATCAAATACTTCATCCCTAAAAGGTAGGTGCAACGCGTCACATACCACCCTTTCACAATTCTTAACAGGGTAAAACTTTTTCCCGTATTGAAGTGCATCTGCTGAAATGTCAGCTAGAATTATCAGACCTCGCGTTCTTCTTCTAATAAGGGGTGCACCATAGCCCGTCCCACAACCGAGGTCTAGTATAAGTGCGCTATCCGAGAGGTGAGCAGAAGCCCATAAATACCTATCCAGGTGTATTATCTTAAAAAATGGAGGTTCAAAGAATACATCTACCCTCCCAGCATATATTCTCTTAAAATATAATTCTTCCCTCTTCATCATTCACGCTCACTTCGGTAGCGAGTCGATATATTTTATGAGCCCCCCTCTTAAGTCTAATGGATTTATGCCAAGGAAGTTTTTCATCAGTGTTATATCTGCTTGAGTTTTTTCTAGATAGTTTACTGGTTTCATTACGTATTTCGGCTTGACGTCCTTTTTAAGGAGTTCGTTTATTAGCTTAATTACGTCATTGAATGAGTAAGTCTTCCCGCTCCCGACATTTATGATTGGAGGGACGTCTCTTTCAGCGCATCGCAGTATCGCTTCTACTACATCGTCTATATAGACGAAGTCCCTGCTCTGCGTGCCATCACCAAACACTATCGGACTCTCATCTCTTAATATGGACTTTAAGAAGATCGTTACTGGGCTAGCTATGTCCCCCTTATGGTCTTCACCTGGTCCATAGCCTGCGAAGATCCTAAGGCCAACGCTTTTAACTCCCCTCGCTCGACCATAGTAGTCGGCTATCTTCTCGCAAGTGAGCTTGGCTATACCATACAAGTTCACGGGCTTGGGAATAGCATCCTCCGACTGAGGTGGAGGAACCTCTCCATATACACTACCTGAGGATGGGTACACTACCTTCCTACACTTGGTTTCGACTGCCACCTCCATTACGTTCATAAAACCGGAGACAGTCTTGCGGAACATCCCTTCAGGGTCTTTATTGAACAGGATAACTGAAGATGGTGCTCCAAAATGGAAGATGAAGTCGAAGTCGTACCTCTTCATGAGTTCAACGAAGTTCCTCTCGCTCACGTCAAGCAAGTGAAACTCTCCATCAAAGAACATGATGTTCTCTTTGACCCCCACTGAAAGATCGTCTACTGCAATGACCTTTGTATTCAACCTTATAAGCCTCCTTAGCAGGTGAGA
Protein-coding sequences here:
- a CDS encoding glycosyltransferase family 4 protein, with amino-acid sequence MLIGIDGRILAGKGDGIRRYATSLVKHILKIDRENEYIIYLSKDCHLSEKYIEHDNCQLKVIDVPSILWKTPLFTRVLDRDAVEIFHSLAYVLPLAPKAMRKTLLVATFHGLHSEYFLTSYYETIYWILTYRSSAKIADAIFSVSQSLKEEICKKYDISSDKIYVTYSGVAENFKPLKGDEKAIYCKHIIQKYGIPTENYVLYPGGGLSPNKNLITVIKAWKVLKKKDFRNIPLVITRVNTNSISSILKSLDLVGGKDVIGIRWVDEKDLTPLYSCALVSVYPSVYEGFGSPVVEAMACGTPVITSNISAMPEIAGDAALLVNNPYDPYEWAEKIITLLDNEDLREELIKRGLTRAKNFTFDKIAKRTIDAYKEILKKEVH
- a CDS encoding methyltransferase domain-containing protein; translation: MMKREELYFKRIYAGRVDVFFEPPFFKIIHLDRYLWASAHLSDSALILDLGCGTGYGAPLIRRRTRGLIILADISADALQYGKKFYPVKNCERVVCDALHLPFRDEVFDGCLMLEVIEHLLQPEKALEEANRILKRSGVFIITTPNADNFSYRIYRYFGKPIKVGKHHVKEFGYDEFKFILKKAGFKIVEEMGQLFYFPGAFKVAFKFPRLARLLIKTGRRFPKYSLHQCYVCEKIK
- a CDS encoding NAD-dependent epimerase/dehydratase family protein, which produces MKWSNKLVLLTGAAGFIGSHLLRRLIRLNTKVIAVDDLSVGVKENIMFFDGEFHLLDVSERNFVELMKRYDFDFIFHFGAPSSVILFNKDPEGMFRKTVSGFMNVMEVAVETKCRKVVYPSSGSVYGEVPPPQSEDAIPKPVNLYGIAKLTCEKIADYYGRARGVKSVGLRIFAGYGPGEDHKGDIASPVTIFLKSILRDESPIVFGDGTQSRDFVYIDDVVEAILRCAERDVPPIINVGSGKTYSFNDVIKLINELLKKDVKPKYVMKPVNYLEKTQADITLMKNFLGINPLDLRGGLIKYIDSLPK